The Brassica oleracea var. oleracea cultivar TO1000 chromosome C7, BOL, whole genome shotgun sequence sequence AGACAATCAAACGGCTCTGCCCTTCGTCGCAGAAGCCAATTAGCTTCACTAGGTTCTTGTGGTGGATCTGACCAATCACTTTGACCTCATTCTTGAACTCTTTGTCGCTTTCTTGAGCAACACGGTCTAGTTTCTTGACAGCTACGCTAACTTCAGAATCACCTGAAACTTTCAAAACCCCTTTGTAAACGATCCCGAACGCTCCTCTTCCGAGCTCTTCCACGAAATCTCCTGTAGCCACCACGAGATCTCTGTACGTAAAGACTCTCAGATTCAAGTCATGAGCTGTAGCAGCACCAGTATATCGTCTTTGGTTCGGTTTCTTCGCCATCCTCTTCTTGTTTCTGTTCATATAAAGCAATATGAAGTTCACCAAAGCTGAAGTTCCAAGCAAAACAGAACAAGTGATGATCAACCCGTCACGGCCTTTGCCTCTTCGTCCAGTATTTGGAACACCCGCAGTGAGTTTTCGAACCTTAATGAAAGTATCGCCTCCACCGGTCGGAGATCTGTGACCATAAGACAAAGGAAACTTCTTCTTCCAACAAATGGTTCCGAAAACAACCGCAGCACAGAAACAGTCGTTAAGACAAGAAGCTTTACATCTTTCTTCATCATAGTTTGAGTACTTCTCGTAATCACCAGACGGCCAATTAGTCTTCTCCAAAGTAACAAACTCGTAGAGACTTACATCAGTTTGGTTACTCTTCGCTCCACAAGCATGCATCTCAAAATCTGGCTTGCAATCACCATAGCTATCACTAGGATCACTCAACACAAACCTCTCAGGACATTGACATCTTGGCCTTTGGTTATCTCCTAAACTGCATATATTATTAAACCCACAAGCCAAGTTCCCAACCTCGTTAGCAGCAAGGTCCGTTCCAAAGCCTTTTGCGCATATATTCTCAGGCTGAGACCAAACCCATCTCCACCCACCATCTCCTCCCTTGGGATGATAGTTCTGAGCAAAAACACCGTCGAAATGTAGAACAGCACGGTGGTAGAAGTCTTTAGAAGATACGGGAACGTCTTGTTTGATATAGAATCTTGAGTTGTTTCTTTGAAGAACATACATGTAGCCTGACTCGTTGAAAACTAGCCGAGTCCCGGGGTTTTGATTCTTTGTGTTACTTGCGTAGTACGCAAAGTATATATCGGATTCTAAAAGCGTCTCGGGGTTGAGAGTGAGAAGCCGTAGATCTCCATCGTTACCTAGATGTAGTCTGTATCTTCCTTTTCTGAAGCTTGTCTCCGTCAGGCGAGATGAGAGGTTCCTTCCAACTTCCATGCCCTGCATCATCATCAACATCCAGTGGCGGAGGGAGAAATTTTTGTGACATGGGTCAATATAAATATAAACATTAAATATTATGCTTTACAAACATATCAAGTGCAATAACAAGAAGCTGAATCTTTATCACGGGGGTCATACGTACGTAGCATAAATTAAAATACTCCACTATACACCACTAATTAACTATGTAAACACCAACAAAATAAAAGTCATGTGGGTCAAGTGANNNNNNNNNNNNNNNNNNNNNNNNNNNNNNNNNNNNNNNNNNNNNNNNNNNNNNNNNNNNNNNNNNNNNNNNNNNNNNNNNNNNNNNNNNNNNNNNNNNNNNNNNNNNNGGCCCCCCCCCCCCCCTCCCAATGAATTGGCTCCGCCACTCTCAACATCGATCCTTAACATACAGCTTTTGACGACGAGAGTATAAGGAGACTTATGATATTAGTTTACGTAATTGAATTGTGTCAAACTTAATGTCTAGTGTTTATGAGATAAGCTTTGTCCCGTTATTTGTTGCAGTCTTGCAGATGTTATTTATATCAATAATAGTTTTGTAAAATTGTAATTAAACGTCTTTAAAAATCAAAACCAATTGGTAATGAGTGAATGTATTGATATCATTTATATTCTCTATGTTTCATAACATACGATGTATTGACGTAATACACTTATATTAAAAATTTACATTTTC is a genomic window containing:
- the LOC106304332 gene encoding G-type lectin S-receptor-like serine/threonine-protein kinase RLK1 — protein: MGFLSCSIIHIFLVLQLQTLCVILTVSSQNIINGSIPVGESLTASESQQFSSSWRSPSGDFAFGFRKIQPNDGFTLSVWFDKIPDKTIVWHAQAVNTTTGLVPAGSNVTLTADRGLVLTDPRGQQLWSSSLPPSNGSVSQGRINDAGNFGLLSETTEDSGEFLWSSFANPTDTLLPTQGMEVGRNLSSRLTETSFRKGRYRLHLGNDGDLRLLTLNPETLLESDIYFAYYASNTKNQNPGTRLVFNESGYMYVLQRNNSRFYIKQDVPVSSKDFYHRAVLHFDGVFAQNYHPKGGDGGWRWVWSQPENICAKGFGTDLAANEVGNLACGFNNICSLGDNQRPRCQCPERFVLSDPSDSYGDCKPDFEMHACGAKSNQTDVSLYEFVTLEKTNWPSGDYEKYSNYDEERCKASCLNDCFCAAVVFGTICWKKKFPLSYGHRSPTGGGDTFIKVRKLTAGVPNTGRRGKGRDGLIITCSVLLGTSALVNFILLYMNRNKKRMAKKPNQRRYTGAATAHDLNLRVFTYRDLVVATGDFVEELGRGAFGIVYKGVLKVSGDSEVSVAVKKLDRVAQESDKEFKNEVKVIGQIHHKNLVKLIGFCDEGQSRLIVYEFLPNGMLAGFLFRRPRPSWEDRRRIAVEIARGILYLHEECSEQIIHCDIKPQNILLDEYNNPRISDFGLAKLLMMNQTHTLTNIRGTKGYVATEWFRNSPITSKVDVYSYGVMLLEIVCCKKAVDLEDNVILIDWAYDCFRQRRLKDLIKEDLEALDNMDLVERYVKIGIWCIQEEPGKRPNMRNVTQMLEGVAQVNDPPNPSPYNTFTCAESMSN